One genomic segment of Hordeum vulgare subsp. vulgare chromosome 2H, MorexV3_pseudomolecules_assembly, whole genome shotgun sequence includes these proteins:
- the LOC123431513 gene encoding CBS domain-containing protein CBSX1, chloroplastic-like — protein sequence MASSSPSAAVHLATRTFSSTPSAPRRGPPKAASFVSVPAGRRRGQRRTAVAALGDMDMRPAIDENPEGVLSGEWPGNFSLASYDDLRQYLESQIVSTDKMSPTAKLGEVMSRPVEVATPDQKLAEIDALFATQSGLPVVDGEGRCIGVVSKKDKARASNGLDSTIGEVMSSPAVTLTLEKTVLEAAALMLKHKVHRIPVVNEQQQVIGIVTRTDVFQALEASKA from the exons ATGGCGTCCTCCTCACCCTCcgccgccgtccacctcgccacgAGGACCTTCTCGTCCACCCCCTCCGCGCCGCGCCGCGGGCCGCCGAAAGCCGCCTCCTTTGTCAGCGTTCCGGCCGGACGGCGCCGGGGGCAGCGGCGGACGgcggtggcggcgctgggggacATGGACATGCGCCCGGCCATCGACGAGAACCCCGAGGGCGTGCTGTCCGGCGAGTGGCCCGGCAACTTCTCCCTCGCCAGCTACGACGACCTCCGCCAGTACCTCGAGTCCCAGATCGTCTCCACCGACAAG ATGAGCCCCACGGCgaagctcggggaggtgatgtcGCGCCCGGTGGAGGTGGCCACGCCGGACCAGAAGCTGGCCGAGATCGACGCCCTCTTCGCCACCCAGTCCGGCCTGCCCGTCGTCGACGGCGAGGGCAGGTGCATCGGGGTCGTCTCCAAGAAGGATAAGGCCAGAGCATCCAATGGG TTGGACTCAACCATTGGAGAAGTCATGTCCTCTCCTGCTGTAACTCTGACTCTGGAGAAGACTGTTTTGG AAGCTGCTGCACTAATGCTGAAGCACAAAGTTCACAGGATACCAGTTGTGAATGAACAACAGCAAGTCATTG GTATCGTCACCCGGACAGATGTGTTCCAGGCCCTGGAGGCCAGCAAAGCATAA